GCAATACTCAAATAGTCATATCGAAGAGAAAAAGCATGCATTAAATTATATACTCTTGATTCAAATTCAGGTCCTCATATATTGCCTTTGATTCCACCTGAACCAGTACCATGATATCAATCAACAGATATGAACATTAATATTGCCAATATTTCATCTAGCCCAAGTAACATGAAAGGCGAAGATCTTCCAAATAATTTCATAGTTGAGGGTATGCCCTCCCAGCAATTAGGAATAATCACCACTGGAATAATGCCTAAAATAATAAATggctacaaaataaaaaaaatttaaaatgtttcATCATGATAATCAGGACCATAATGGCATGCTTAGCTACTGCAGTGATAATTTTGGAGAACTGAGCATCAACATTTAATGAGTAAAACAATGCAAAACTAGAAGTATATTACTGAAAATCTTTCAAAAATTCAGCCATTGCTCCTCAGTTGAAAAGTGACTTGGGTAATAACAATTCAATAAATATTAGGCGGGGCAAATCCGTTAACTAAAAAAACACTCAATAACATCAACAACAAGAACATGAAAGTTTACATGCAAATTGAGAAGGCTGTCAAACTCAACTGGACACTGCAATATAAGCAGCTGATGAGTAAAAGGTTGTTCATTTTAAGGCTTTATAGAAGGACAATTAAACTATAAACTGAACTTCAAAAAGTTCCAAGTAGAATGTACCAGCATAGAGTAGATAATCAGCTCACAGGCAAGTCATCTTCATCTGAATTCTCTGGCTGAAGTGGTCCCTTAAAACCACTTCTATTATCTCTGAGAAGTTCCCGGGCTGCTTTTTCTAGAAAATCCTTGGCAGCAGTTTTAACAGATTGTTTCTCAGATGACTgatattttctcttctttttagCACTCTTCTccaaatatttaaattttgatccCTCTCCACTGCTGATATCCTTCATACTCTGCTTTTGCCCTGTGGAAATTAGTTCAACAAAACTGGATGAAAcataaggaaagaaaaaaaaaaagtcatactGTTTAAAAACAGATCAGCTGACAACCTACCCGGAGTAAGATCAGGCAAAGAATGCTGAATGAAACGGGCTGCTGCCTGATAATTTAAGGTAGCAGAAGGTCGCAAAGGAGCTCCAAGAACAAATTCAAATTCTTGTAATCAGTAAAAAACTTAACACCAGAGAAACTTATGGACCGAAATATAGCAAAAAGCCTAAAACAATAATGAAGTTCTCAAACAAATCAGGTTTCAACATTGAATTTGACATGCTATGCATTAGACTTCCCAAACTGCATGGCCATTGCTTTTGCTTTGTTTTAAAAAGCATATTGCCATAAATTTCATCCTTGCTGTGTCGTTCAAGATGAGCATTCAGCAATAAATAAATTACTTGTCATTGGAAAATACCTTTACTCAAATCAATGAACCGCTCTAGTTTGTCTTGATACAAGCTTAATCTCTCCTACATATACAAAGCCaaccaataaaaaaattaaaaaacaaacacacacacacaaaacgcACGCGCTTAAATTAGTCAATATCAATAAATCAAAACCACAAAATAGAAATATGCCAAATGGTGAAATCCAAACTGTAAGTGCAGGCCGTTAATCAAAGCATCAAAACTCAAGTACTCAAATTATCaaaccataatatatatatatatatatatatataacagtagtACTAAGAACCAAAATAATGTAAAATGGAGGGAAACAAGATGTCCTCGGCATACAAAAAACTACAACCAGATAAATTACATAAGAGCagccttccaatccctttgaagatCAGAGAACGataagcccaaaaaaaaaaaaaatgaatgggCCCAAAAGGAAGCCAAGAACAACATTCTATCCCCTAGGGCAAGATGTTCAGCCCCTAAAGATTCTCATGTTCCTCTCACTCCAAAGGATTCAAAAGGTAATGAAAATTGCTCCACTCCATGATACACAGCCCTTTATACTCTAACCAAAATCCCAATACTTCATGAGCAAAAATCTCCCACATTCCAAGGTGCCACCCAAGCTTTCACCAATATAAGAGAAGAGAGCATTCCAAAGTTGTAATGCGACCCTCCAATGCAGTAGGAGGTGTGCATCCATTTCATTGGACTCACAGCAAATGATGCACATACAGAGACATATAAGGCTTTCTTATCTGCAACATATTATATGTATTGGTCCTACTCAATATAACAATCTAGATAAATGTCTAGATTTTCCAAGGCATCCtagccttccaaatgatgtggctCCAAAAACATCGAGAGAAGTGATTTTTAACAGACGTGAGAAAAAAGATTTTTCGAAGAGAACAACCCCCAAAGAATCTCCCTCCCACACTCTCTCATCCTCCCTACCGGCTAGAACAAAAGGGTCCAACAAGCTTATCGACCTTTCTTCCGTTGAGATTCCTACAAAATGGAAATCTCAAGAAAGAAATCCCCTTGGCAAATATGAAAGAGCTGTAGCTGCATTGAAACAAAAGACTTCCCTAAAGCGTACCCTATTTCTGCTTCCTACTTTGAAGCAGATCAGAGGAAAGAACTGACTTGCCACCTGGGGACACAAACTTCCGTGGGCATGAATGAAAAATACCACTTCCTCTCTTCTCCAACATAGTTCAACGGAATCGACATTTACTTTTAATCACCTTGTACTGGGAACTCTACTTTTAGCCGAAACCCCGACATCGATTAAGGATATGTTTGTCTATGCCACAATGTCAAGCCCCAGACTCCCCTTCGGATTTGGGTCTACAAACCACTTCCCAATTAATCAAATGTCCTCTCTTGCCTTTCCCATGACATGCCCAAAGAAAATCACGCATCGAACTCTCTAAAGCCTTGATGATTTTCGGAGGCACTctaaaaagagaaaggaaataaaaagaaatgttgaaataacttACAAGTTCTGATTTCACGGGATGCGAGTCAGGGTGAACACCACTGCATTTCAGCCTCGCTGAAAACAGCAACCCAGGTAAAATTAAATTTGAAGCATCTTTATCACGGGTTTAAAAAAAAGGCTACAATTACGGGTGCAAGAGGGCCTACATGTGAAGAGCGTTGAAGTGGCTCTCGCAAGCACGAGGAGACATTCAGCACGTTGGAGAGGCGGCAGTTCGGCGAGAACTGCTGGGTCGGAGAGAGACAAGAACTCGAGGAACTGAGGTGTAAGCTCTTCTACGTTCTGTAATGTTCTCTCCACTGCTCCGGTAACTCGCTCTGGGATTACCCTTCTCTGTGTTGTACCAGCTTCCATTGGCTCccaactcctctctctctcccccctgcTCTCCGCGGTTAAGGGCTTTAAGCAGCCGTACTCTCCGGCTTTTTCCCTCTCAGTCCAGGGTTATgaacagctctctctctc
This genomic stretch from Malania oleifera isolate guangnan ecotype guangnan chromosome 3, ASM2987363v1, whole genome shotgun sequence harbors:
- the LOC131151886 gene encoding uncharacterized protein LOC131151886, whose translation is MEAGTTQRRVIPERVTGAVERTLQNVEELTPQFLEFLSLSDPAVLAELPPLQRAECLLVLARATSTLFTSRLKCSGVHPDSHPVKSELERLSLYQDKLERFIDLSKAPLRPSATLNYQAAARFIQHSLPDLTPGQKQSMKDISSGEGSKFKYLEKSAKKKRKYQSSEKQSVKTAAKDFLEKAARELLRDNRSGFKGPLQPENSDEDDLPVS